From Labrus bergylta chromosome 22, fLabBer1.1, whole genome shotgun sequence, one genomic window encodes:
- the LOC136177377 gene encoding low affinity immunoglobulin gamma Fc region receptor II-b-like, giving the protein MEITTLCAVVAILRVLPNRSQFFRYESVSLSCEQLGGSTGWMVKRNTSKNTNEGCSKVWDGINESECFSNDLYPFDSGVYWCESAAGECSDTVNITVYRGSVILESPALPVMEGGDVTLRCTNRNTSSSDSSDFDMTDSSNITAEFYKDGLFIRSSSTGNMTIRGVSKSNEGLYKCNIPGVGQSLDSWLTVRGGRSEEPDSPGACILLPVVLVCLVLIAAIFATLFCLWR; this is encoded by the exons ATGGAGATAACGACTCTGTGCGCTGTCGTAG CCATCCTGAGAGTCCTCCCCAACAGATCCCAGTTCTTTCGGTATGAGTCCGTCAGTCTGAGCTGTGAGCAGCTGGGAGGTTCTACTGGTTGGATGGTCAAGAGGAACACATCCAAGAACACAAATGAAGGCTGTTCCAAAGTATGGGACGGAATAAATGAATCGGAGTGCTTCTCCAATGATCTCTACCCATTCGACAGCGGCGTGTACTGGTGTGAGTCTGCAGCAGGAGAGTGCAGCGACACTGTCAACATCACTGTTTACC GTGGTTCTGTGATCCTGGAGAGTCCTGCTCTTCCTGTGATGGAGGGGGGCGATGTGACTCTGCGCTGTACAAACAGGAACACTTCCTCCTCTGATTCTTCTGATTTCGACATGACTGATTCCTCCAATATCACCGCTGAATTCTACAAAGATGGCCTCTTCATCAGGAGCAGCTCCACGGGAAACATGACCATCCGTGGTGTTTCCAAGTCCAATGAAGGACTCTACAAGTGCAACATCCCTGGAGTCGGACAATCCCTGGACAGCTGGCTGACTGTCCGAG GGGGACGTTCAGAGGAGCCCGATTCTCCTGGCGCATGCATTCTACTTCCTGTCGTGCTCGTGTGCCTTGTGCTGATTGCGGCGATTTTTGCGACGCTCTTCTGCCTCTGGAGATGA